The Geodermatophilaceae bacterium NBWT11 genome has a segment encoding these proteins:
- a CDS encoding RNA methyltransferase: MTEPLTERNARVAAARKLTRRAGRDAAGLFLAEGRQSVVEALEAGAAAEVFATEAAADAHRELLAGAGVPVRLVTEKAAAGLSETATPQGLVAVCPLRDVPASSLATDPPQLAVALAELNDPGNAGTVLRTADACGARTVVFGAGSADPFQGKVVRSSAGSLFHVDVVRSAPLEPLLDDVRAAGVTVLAAAGDGEVDLDVAGDDGLLAGPVLWLFGNEARGLDPALAARADHRVRVPMRGRAESLNLSVAAAICLYATQLAQR, translated from the coding sequence GCTCACCCGCCGGGCCGGCCGGGACGCCGCCGGGCTGTTCCTGGCCGAGGGCCGGCAGTCCGTCGTCGAGGCGCTGGAGGCCGGGGCAGCGGCCGAGGTGTTCGCCACCGAGGCCGCCGCCGACGCCCACCGCGAGCTGCTCGCCGGCGCCGGCGTCCCGGTCCGGCTGGTCACCGAGAAGGCCGCCGCCGGGCTGAGCGAGACCGCCACCCCGCAGGGCCTGGTCGCCGTCTGCCCCCTGCGGGACGTGCCGGCCTCCTCGTTGGCCACCGACCCGCCGCAGCTGGCCGTCGCGTTGGCCGAGCTCAACGACCCGGGCAACGCCGGCACCGTGCTGCGCACCGCCGATGCCTGCGGGGCCCGGACCGTCGTGTTCGGCGCGGGCTCGGCCGACCCCTTCCAGGGCAAGGTCGTCCGGTCCAGCGCCGGCAGCCTCTTCCACGTCGACGTCGTCCGCAGTGCCCCCCTCGAGCCCCTGCTGGACGACGTCCGGGCCGCCGGGGTCACCGTGCTGGCCGCCGCCGGCGACGGCGAGGTGGACCTGGACGTCGCCGGGGACGACGGGCTGCTGGCCGGCCCGGTGCTGTGGCTGTTCGGCAACGAGGCCCGGGGCCTGGACCCCGCCCTGGCCGCCCGCGCCGACCACCGGGTCCGGGTGCCCATGCGCGGCCGCGCCGAGAGCCTCAACCTCTCCGTCGCCGCCGCCATCTGCCTCTACGCCACCCAGCTCGCCCAACGCTGA